Within Desulfobacter sp., the genomic segment GGGCTTGATTAAATCGGTTCAACACCAGGTCTTCGGCACCTTCAGCGGCAATCTGATATTGGATGACGGCACTGAACTTAAAATCGAAAATATGCTGGGCTTTGCCGAAGATGTCCTGAATTGGTGGTAAGATCCGGTAAAAGGGACTGTGGGCCGAATCCGGTTTAAATTGGGTGGCTAAGACGGCAACGGCGGCAGGCCGGTCGCTGCATTTCCGGTCAGGAAGATCTGGGGTGCTTTATTGGAATCGTTTACCTGTGCCGCGGCCGGGTTAAGCAGAAAAAATATAAATCTAAACCGGGCTTAGATCTTTGGTTTCCAGTGTTTCAAGGGGGCTCTCGGTTCTTCAATTCATCTGAATGCGTGCTGACAACGAATTTGTTTCGTATTGATTAACCATGTCCGGTCGTGGTATTAATTTCGGCTATGGTTTGGAAACAAATAGAGGTGGCCGGCTGCCCGATGGGATCCTGTAATGATTGATATCCATAATATGTCCATCCTGATCGTGGACGATATGAAAAGCATGCGGTCCATTATCAAAAAGACCCTGAGGCATCTTGGCATCGGAAGGAATATTCATTTTGCCGAAAACGGGAAGGCCGGGCTGAATGCCCTGCGGGAAAGACCGGTGGACCTGGCCATTGTGGATTGGAGAATGCCGGTGATGAATGGCGCTGCCATGCTGGATGCCGTCCGCAGCGACAAGCTTCTGAGGGATATGCCCGTACTCATGATTACGGCGGAATGCGAGCGGGATATTGTCTATGAGGTGGCTGAGATTGAGGTGGACGGATACCTGATTAAGCCCCTGACCCCGGCCATGCTGGAATCCAAGATCCGCCAGGCCGTGGAAAAGGCCAACCACCCGGATGAGGCCTCCCTTTTTTCCCGCAAGGCCCGGGATATGGATGAAGCCGGCAAGCTGGAAATCGCCATTTCCTGCCAGAAACGGGCGGTGAGTGCCAAACCCAAGGCCTCCAGGCTGAAACGGAACCTGGGGATTCTGTACGGCAAGGCCGGGGAGGTCGGGGCCATGGAAAAATGTTTTCTGGAAGCGGCCGCCTCCAACCTTCAGGATGCCGTGACCCGGAAGCTTTTATCCGAATTCTATTGGAAGAAAAAGGAATGGAGCCGGTCGGTCCGCTATGCCTGCGAAGCCCTGGCACTGACCAACCGGTTCAATGGCGATGCCGTGGAAATGGGGCGAAAGCTTCTGGTGATGCGCCAGAACGAGCTGGCCGTGGCCCTGTACGCCACCCTGATTAAAAAGTTGGAAAAACATCTTTCGGTCAAGGAAGATATCCTGGACCAGTGCATGGATAACGGGGAATTCCGGTTTGCCAGAAAGCTTCTGGAAAATCTGCTTGAGGAGTTTCCCTCCAGTTACGGACTGCTGTATAAGGCCGGCCTGATTTTTGAAGCGCTGGGGGAGGATGACAAGGCGCTTGACTATTATCTGGCGGCGGACAGGCACATGGTTGAGCCGGTGAACTCAAAACTGAAGATCGCCGGCCTGTACTGCCGGAAGGATAAAGTCCTCCAGGCCGACGAATACATTTCCCAGATTCTCCGCATCGATCCGCAGCATAAAGACGCCCTTGAACTGCGCCGCAATATCTGATTCTCTTTTCGTTGTGCCCACCATTGGTGCATAAAATTTCGCCAAAAAAGATGAAATACAGGAATTAATACTGCTTTGATTCCTGTTTTGTGATGAGCCGGTAAGCAATGCCGGAGGCCGCTGCATTTTCATTCTCCACGGCCACCACCACCCGCCGGGACCCCAGGCGGACGGTTTTGGTTTCATAGGACCCCACCGCTACCTTTGTCCCGGGCGGCAAGCTGGTGCCCGAGGCCAGCACCAGGCCGTCAATGAAGGGATGGCTGCGCAGGGTTTCCGCCCCCAGGACCTCACCGGGCCTGCCCAGGTGGTACCAGCCCCGGTACCTGCCGTCGTTGCCGGCCATTCGCAGGCCTGTCCCGGCCAGGGCGCCGATTACCCCGTCCCCGGTGCCCCCGTGTTCAGAGAGGTGGAGCCCCAGTTCCCGGGCCAGATCATAGGCCTCGTCCTTGGTGCAGATCCGTTTCTTGGCCTGTCTGCCGAAGTCAATGAGCCTATTCCGGCCAGGGGCGGCCAGGGGGCCTGTGATGCAGATCCCCGGATCCGAGCCCTTTTGGGACCGGGTGGATACCGCCCCGGCCAGGTAGCGGATAAGATCCTGGACAGTGCAGCCGGGGGCCAGATCCATCTCAAAGCACATGGCCGAGTTGTGTGAGGTGAAGGGAACATCTTCGTGGACGAAGAGCTGGTGGCGGCTGATGGGGGTACAGGTGCCCATGGCCGCTTCTTCCATTTCGTTGCAGATGCGTTCAAGCATCCAGCCGGTCCCTTTTGTTCCGGGCATATCCGTATCGTCCACGCAGATCCAATAATGCATTTTTTATCCTTTCTCAGAATCAGTAACAGGGGGGATTTATAGAAGGCTCGGGAATGCTTGTCAATTTTAATTTGCGTCTGGACTAAAGGATGGGGGAAAGTAACGAAAAAGAACTTTAACGGACAAGGAGAAGGTTACATCCGGGAAATTATTTTAACCTCCCGGGTCTGGCGGCCGAAGGCCAGGGCCTGCTGTTTTTTTTCCAGGGGCATGGCAATGTCCACCCGATTGCTGAACCGGTGGTGCATCCGGTCCGTGACCAGGCATTCCCCGAATCCCTCGATCCAGATTCTGGTGCCCAGGGGGACAAAATTGGCCGCGCACCGTTTTTCGCCTTTCTCCAGGGCCAGGCAGATGTTTTCCCCGGAGGCTGAAATGCAGGGGTCTCCGTCGCATTGGTTAAAGTCGCCGGCATTATAGGCGGTCACTTCCCGCAGGGCCCGGGTTTCAATATAGGAGAGCAGGGGCTGTATAAACCGGTTCCGGTGGGGGCAATCGCTTGTATCATGAACGATTAAAACCGGATATATGCGAAGGGTCGGGCGGACAACGGGGTGGAGTACAGGGGGGGCATAGGAGATTGCCGGCCCTGATGGCACGGCCGTTCCTGGCGGCGTCCCCTTTCCTGCGGGATCGCCGATATACCCGGTCCCCATTAAAAAAATAGCCGCCAGACCCGCCAGGGAACCTGCCGCCAGCCTTTTTGTCCGTTTATTGAATATCATGACCCATCAGTCTAACATACCGGGCAGGTGTAGGCAATTCCCTTTGAGGAAAAGGGAAAGGATGGGAGATGATTTTGGCATCCCTGGGTATGCATATTAAAAGGGGTGTTTTGCCGCTGGGTCAGGGGATAATTTTTTATACCGTCCCTTGAGCCAGTTACCCAGGTCCGAAACATACCATTTTGAGAAGCGCCGGTCCGACGGTCCGCCGGGCATGTTGGAGTACAGGTCCGGTTCCGCCAGGTCCGAGACCATGCGGATGGAGGGCATGAAGGTGGTGGTACGGCCGGCACTTTTGTAGATCTGGCCCTGGTGGATGGTGGCACGCCCGCCGATGCCGGTGACCGGCCCCCGGTCGAATCCCAGGAAACCGGGGAGCTTGCCTCCGAAAAGAATGTGGCTGAGGGGAAATCGGCGGCCGCGGCCCCAGCGACGGGGCTTGGTGTCCAATGCGTCGTCAATGGCCGCTTTAAAGATGTCTTCTCGGGACCGGCCGTTGAACCAGGGGGAGGCTTCGGTAAGGAGTATTCTGTCGAAGTTATCGTAAAAATCGATGAATATGCCGGTTTCCCGGGAAAGGTAATCCATGGCGGCGATACCGAAACCGTTTTCCCCGAACACGGATTTGTACAGGCGGGCGTAAATCCGCTCAAAGAGGAAGGCGCCTTTTGAATTTTTGTCGTAGCAGAGGTCCCAGGCCTTCAGAATATCGCCCTGGGGGGTCTCCGGTAACAGGGGGCGGATGACCGCCATGAATTGTTCGGCCTGGATGGAGTACAGGTCCCCGTGAATGGCGTACATCTCCTCCCGGGTAAGCTGGGTCCTGCCTTCCAGCAGGCGGTCGATGCGCTCGGACCGGTATGCCCCCATGCAGACGGTGATGGGAGCGGCCTTTCCGTATGCGTTGAGGTTTTGGTTGGCCGTGGAGAAAAAGCCTTTGGACGGGTTGAGTTTCCGGGGCAGGTCGTCGGGGTCGATGAATCCCTGCCAGTCGTTTTCGGCTTTCCAGCCGGGCAGGGGGATAAATCCCCGGGTGCCGTGATTGCGCTTGGGCACCTTTCCGGTCATCTGGAAACCGATGCTGCCACTGGTATCGGCCAGGACGAAGCTCCATCCGGTTTCCACCCGGCGGACTGAGTCCATGGCCGTTTCCACGGTGTCGGCGTCCCAGAGTCCGAACAGGGCGGACAGGGAGTCCCCCCCTGAATCTGCCGCCGCCCACCGGGTCGCCAGGTAACAGCCTTCCTGATTCGGATCTCCGTCCAGCACCCCGTGGCCGTTTTCGTAAAAGATAATTTTTTTTGGCTCTTTTTTCTTTCTTTCGATCACTTCCGTTCTCTGGTCAAAGGGAATCCACTGGTCCCTGTCTTCCCGGTAGTATTTCCCGTCCCTGCAGTTTTCAATCCAGGAGTCAATGCTATCGATGAAGGCATAGGTCACTCCCCAGGCGAGTTCACCGGAACGGCCGGCCAGCACCCCTGGCATACCGGGCATGGAGGCGCCCATGTTGTACCGCCCCTGAGCCTCCATCACCAGCTCATACCAGACATTGGGCAGGCGGTTGATTTCCAGGTGGGGATCATTGCAGAGTATGGGCTTGCCAGAGGCGGTTTTGCTGCCGGCCACCACCCAGTTGTTGGAGGCCATCATCCGGGGCAGCGCCCGGTTCCACAGGGCCGGCGGTTCCACGATGCGGTCGCCCAAAGAGACTTTTTTCAGCAGTTGGATGTCCAGACCGTCCAGCAGCCCCGGGAACAGATCTTCCAGCTTGTCCCTGGAAATACCGGCCTGGACCATCTCCACAAAGAGGCGCTCCATTTCCCCCTGGGACTGGGCCAGGGTAAGATAACCCATCATTCGGGAGAGCAGCAGGCTGTGTTCCGGGCGCCAGGGCTCGTGGCGGTATCCCAGCAGCTTCAGTTCCCAGGGCAGTTTCTCCAAAAAAGCGGCATTGGCGCCATCGCAGTATGCGCCGATCCAGTCCCGGTGCGCCGGGCTGAGTTTCCGGGTCTGGGCAAAAAGATCCCGGCCCCAGTTCATTTTTCTGAAAAAGGTGTCAATGGCCAGCATCTCATCGCCGCTGTCCAGGAATTCACATCCCCGGCCCTGGCCCAGAATGCGCATGAGCAGCATCTGCAGCCCCCTGTCTTTGGCATGGGCATATCCCTGGCCCCAGAAAATATCCGCCATGGTGTTTCCTTTGATGCGGGGGATACCGTTATGGTCTCTTTGGATGGATATGCCTTTTTTCATGGATGCAGCTCCCTGACATGAGTTTGATTTGTGAACATTGTTTATTGTTTAATCCGGCAGGTTAGACCTGTCAATGAAAATGTGGGGATTCTTACGGAAGAACAGAGACTTGTCATCCGGACCGGATTCTAGTACTCTAAAGTTTATACACCGGCAGGCCGAATTCTTGTTAAACTAATAATTGATTTTTCCTCGTTTTCCCGCGGATGCGACGCTTTTTTCAGTTGGGGATTTCTCCAAGGTGCAGGGCCGTCGGCGACCATCCTTTTAGGCATGAAAAGGAGAAGCCATGATTGAGAAGTTTCTTTCGGACAGAGGGGGGAGGCGCCGGATCTCCGACCGGAGATTCCGGGTGGGAGCCAAACACGATCCAGAGCGGCGGACCGGGTGGAAACGCCGGTCGGGCTGGGACAGACGGTACAAACAGGATCCGGTGGCCCGGGAGACGGACCAGAGGGAGGAATCCTCCGGAACAGCGGAGTAGCCGGTGGGGCATTGAATCCGGAATAGGATAGTTCACGATTTCCTTTAACAGATGCGAAATTAGACAAGGACCCCAAATGAATAAACACCTGAGTATCTTGCTCTTTTGCCTGGTGATGGCGGCAGGCTGCATCTGGCTTTCGCCTCCGGCCGGAGCGGCTGACTTTGATACCCATGCCCAAAAGGGGATGGCCGCCTTTCAGAAAAAAGCCTATCAAACCGCCTACGATGAATTCCTCAAAGCCTTTGAAATCGCGCCGGATCATTTCTGGGTTAATTTTTACCTGGGACGCGCCGCCCATGAAACCGGCAATTACGAAATGGCTGTCATGGTTTTCGAACGGGCGCTGATCATCCATCCGGGGGATAGCCGGGTCAAGCTGGAGATGGCCCGTGCCTTCCAGAGACTGGGGGTGAGCGACATGGCCAGAAAGTACTGCAACGAGGTATTGCTCACCGATCCCCCTGAAACGGTGAAGCAGAATATTGAAAAATTTTTGGCCTATATCGACCGCAGTGAACAGCGCCATTTTTTCAGCGGCATCGTCAGCCTGGGACTGGACTGGAACGACAATGTCTGGACCAGCCCCGCCAACAGTACCATCAGTACAACATTGGGTCAGGTATCCCTTTCAGGGAATTCAGCGCGGGAAATTGACGATTTTATCTGTTCCGCCATTGCCGAACTCAGCCATACCTACAGCTTTCCCTATTCCAGGGTCTCCTGGCAGACCAAGGCAACGGGATATAAGGCCCTGTACAATGAAGAACATGGCCTGGATACCCAATATCTGAGTCTGGACACCGGGCCGGAATACCTTTTGAAAACCGGGGTGGCCGGCATCCATCTCACCGCCGATTACATGGACCTGGACGATCAAACATACACCCATGCCCTGGGCACCCGGATATTTTACCGCCACGTGATCACCCCCGCCCTTGTGATAACGCCGGGGGCGGCCTTCAGCAAGAGGGAATATACCGAAACCCCGGCAAAGGACAGTGACAACCGGCGGCTGGACCTGGAAGCGGTTTTCCTGTTCCGGAATATATGGTGGGGCGCGGAACTGGGATATGAACGGGAAACCGCAGATGACGATGAGTACAGCTTTGACCGGTATAATATCCGCTTGTCCGCCAACCGTGAAATCGCAGGTGGTATCACCCTTTTCAGTTCCTATGACTATACCTATACCACCTATGACGGCACCCCGGGTCTGTTCAGCGCCCCCCGGCGGGACCATCTCCATAATCTGGGCTGCGGCGTAAAAAAACGGCTGTGGCAGTCCGGGGACAACCGGCAGAGTTTCGCACTCAGCCTGGCCTACCGGCATGTTCGTTCCGATGCCACCCTGGACCTTTACGACTATAAGAAAAATATTGTGAGTTCCGCCCTTGAATACCGGTTTTAAAGGGGAGAAATATGAGTTTTTTTCGTCAGGTTTTAATTTATATGGTTCTGGCCGTGGCCCTGGCTGCGGGATCGCCTGATAATTCCGGGGCTGCCGCCCGGGATCCCATTGGCAAAATCGTTGCCATCCGGGGAAAGGCAACGGCATCCATGGAAGGGGCGGCCCCCCGGGTGCTTTCCCTAAAAGCCCCGGTCTTTTTAAAGGAGACCATAGAGACCGCAAGGGGGCGGCTCCAGATCATGTTTACGGACAATACCCTGATGACCCTGGGCCGGAATGCGAAAATGGTGCTGGAAGAATACCAGTGGAAGAAGGGGAGTCCCCAATCCAGGCTGCATACCAAGATCAAGGCCGGAAGTTTCAGGGTCATGGGCGGCGCCATCACCCGGGATGCCCCCCAGAATTTCAAGACCGAGGCCCCGTCGGCCACCATCGGTATCCGGGGGTCCATGTATGCGGGGATCGTCCGGGGCAATCGGCTCTCCGTGGTTTACCAGGGGGGCAGGGGGATTTTTGTCTCCAACCCCCAAGGCCGGGTGGACATCGACCGCCCCGGATTCGGCACCGAGGTTGCCGGCATGGGCGCTCCGCCGGACGAACCCAAGCCCTTTGACGAGACCCGCATGGAAGAAATCGAAGGGGGAATGGCCGTTGCTGAAGAACCATCCGGGGGACAGGACACGGAGGGCGGGACCGATGACGCCGGAACCCAAGGGGAAGACGCCGGGGAAACAGACGGATCGGACAGCGGTGTGTCCCAAGAGGGAACCGCATCCGGGGATGACGCCGGGACACAGGAACAGGACGGTGGTGAGGGGGGCGATCCGGCAACCGCTGATGCCTTTGCTGAAGGTGAGGCAGATGCCGGGTCCTCTTTTGAAACCGGAACCCCGGATGTTACCTCCGACTCAACCGGAGAAATCGAACCTGTGCTGACCACGCCGGAAACGGTGACAGCGGGACTGGCGGATGCCACCGCCCAGGAGGCTGTCCCGGTGGCCGCCAACAGCTATGAACAGGGCATATTCGATGTGCTGGCCGAACTGGGGTTTGTGGGCGCCCGGTCGACATCCCTGCCCGGCTTAGGTATCTGGACCTATGCCGGACTGATAAGAGACAGCGATCCAACCATAACCGACGATACCTTTGTGGTGCATGTTAACTGGTACGGCAAACGCTTTATCGGGTTTGAAAAGGATCCCAGCTATCCTGGCATGACCACCAACGGTTTTGCCATCGGCCAGATTGACAGCACCGGTGCCCTGGTAAACGTCCGGCTTTTAGGGTCCGGCGACCCGGCTGGCGCGGGAGGGCCTGGCGTTATTTCCGCCCTCACCGGTTCCGAAGACTTCGGCCATGTCTACGGTACTAACCAGGGGGCTGTGGGCCTTGCCCTTTCGGGCACCGATTATGAACTTGCCAGCCCTTATTCGACCCATGCCTGGTCCGATGTTTCCGCAGCCACCTTTGACAAGGTTTCCACTTCCCCGGATCCGGGCAATGCCTGGAACGGGTTTTTCGTGGGGCTGGGGGAGGATATGAACAATATTGATACCGACCGGGTCTATTTTATCAATGATGATTCCGCCAAATTCAGTATGGGGTTCAACCGGGCTACAGGAACCATTTCCGGCACCATGACCGGCATAGACGCATTTGGGGGGGGCAATCAGATCAACAACCTGCAAATCGGCGGCGCATCGGTTACCCAGTCCGCCTATATCGCAGATGACCGGCTGGGCGCCGAGTTGATCGGAACCAGCGCGGTTATTACCCAAAATGGCGGCAGTACAGGATTAAAGTCCTGGGGGAATTTTCTGGTCTCCTCCATGGAGACCCCGTTGTCGGACAACACCTATTGGGGGTACTGGGAGATCGCATATAAGGAGCCGGGCTCAAACTATGATTACCATGTCCATGTCCCCGGTTCTCTGTGGATAGCAGGGGATAGAACCCCCAATACCGTTGTCCAGTCCCTTACCGGTACGTTTTCATATACCGGCGGCGCAATGGGCATCATGATTGATTCCGGGGTGTCCCCCCAGGTCAGCCAGCTGACCAACGGCCAGACCTCATTAAATGTTGATTTCAGCGGGAAGACCATATCAGGGAATATCAATTTTTCACAGGTGAATCTGACCGTCACCGTGGCGGCCGCAGATTTTCTGGCCGGCGGGAGCACCGGGTTCACGGGCACCATATCCGGGGCCGCCACCTCACAGGTCAACGGCGCTTTTTTCGGCGCCAATGCCCAGGGACTGGGGGGGAATTTCGCCGCTGATTTCGGATCTGTCAAATATATGGGCATATTTGCCGGGGACCGTCCCTAGGACGACAAGATGACCATCCCCTTCAAGGAGACCCTGGCCCGGATTTTTAATCTTCCCTTCTGGGCGGGATGTCTGGTCATTCTTTTGTCCTGCGCGGCATTGTATGTGTCGGGGAATGAAAAGCCGCTCTTTGTGGCCGGCATGGACAACAAGGTCACGGACATCATGTTCCGCATCCGGGGGCCCCGGCCCCACACCGGGCAGGTGGTCATTGTGGACATTGACGAGAAAAGCCTGGGCCGCTTCGGGCAGTGGCCCTGGCCCCGGGACCTCATGGCCGGCCTGACCCGTGCCATCCACGGAAACGGGGGCCGGGTCATCGGGTTTGATATTGTCTTTGCCGAACCCGACCGAACCTCACCCAGGCGCCAGCTGCCGGTGCTGGAGTCCCTGATGGGAGAAGAGGTGCCCCCTGCGGTCCGGGCGAGGATCCTGGCGCGATATGCCGGGGACAACGACGCCGCCTTCGGGGAGGCCCTGGCCGATACCCGGGCGGTGCTGGGCTATGCTTTTCAGTTTAAAAATGACGGGCTCAAGGCCGAGGACCAGACCCCCTTTCCGTCGGCCCGCATCCGCCTGGTCCCGGAATCCGTTCCTTTCCGGAGCCTGGCCCTGATTCCGGCCTACAGGGCTCTTATCAATACCGATGCCGTGGCCATGGCCGAGAGCGAGGGCTTTTTCAACGTGATCACCGACGAGTCCGGCACGGTGCGCCAGGTCCCCCTGCTCATGGCCATGGACGGGGTGCCCTATCCCTCCCTGGCCCTGGAAACCTTCAGGGTGGGCCGGGGCCTTGAGGAGATCATCATTCATACGGACACCCGGCTGGCCACCCGGCGCACGCCGGTCATCGGGATTTCCATGGGCGATTCCTTTTTCCCCACCTCCAACACCGGACGGCTGTTTGTCAACCACCGGGGGCCGCCGGGCACCTTTCCCTATCTCTCCGCCGCAGACCTGCTCACGGGAAAAAAGCCCATTGATCTTGCCGGCAAATACGTTCTGGTGGGCTCATCGGCCACCGGCCTATTTGACCTGCGGGCCACCCCCTTTTCCAGCACCATGCCCGGGATTGAGATCAATGCCAATATCATCGATAATCTGATTCAAAAGGATCCCTTTGCCTATGACCGGTATACCGAGATCGGCATCACCTACCTGCTGGTCATTTCCGGAGGCTTTGTTTTGACCCTCATCCTCTGCCGGCTCTCCCCGGTGGCTGGCAGCCTGGGGGCCTTCGGTTTTCTGGGGGCGGTATTCTGGGGTAATTATTATTTCTTTTTTTTGAACAACCGCC encodes:
- a CDS encoding response regulator; translation: MIDIHNMSILIVDDMKSMRSIIKKTLRHLGIGRNIHFAENGKAGLNALRERPVDLAIVDWRMPVMNGAAMLDAVRSDKLLRDMPVLMITAECERDIVYEVAEIEVDGYLIKPLTPAMLESKIRQAVEKANHPDEASLFSRKARDMDEAGKLEIAISCQKRAVSAKPKASRLKRNLGILYGKAGEVGAMEKCFLEAAASNLQDAVTRKLLSEFYWKKKEWSRSVRYACEALALTNRFNGDAVEMGRKLLVMRQNELAVALYATLIKKLEKHLSVKEDILDQCMDNGEFRFARKLLENLLEEFPSSYGLLYKAGLIFEALGEDDKALDYYLAADRHMVEPVNSKLKIAGLYCRKDKVLQADEYISQILRIDPQHKDALELRRNI
- a CDS encoding adenylate/guanylate cyclase domain-containing protein; translated protein: MTIPFKETLARIFNLPFWAGCLVILLSCAALYVSGNEKPLFVAGMDNKVTDIMFRIRGPRPHTGQVVIVDIDEKSLGRFGQWPWPRDLMAGLTRAIHGNGGRVIGFDIVFAEPDRTSPRRQLPVLESLMGEEVPPAVRARILARYAGDNDAAFGEALADTRAVLGYAFQFKNDGLKAEDQTPFPSARIRLVPESVPFRSLALIPAYRALINTDAVAMAESEGFFNVITDESGTVRQVPLLMAMDGVPYPSLALETFRVGRGLEEIIIHTDTRLATRRTPVIGISMGDSFFPTSNTGRLFVNHRGPPGTFPYLSAADLLTGKKPIDLAGKYVLVGSSATGLFDLRATPFSSTMPGIEINANIIDNLIQKDPFAYDRYTEIGITYLLVISGGFVLTLILCRLSPVAGSLGAFGFLGAVFWGNYYFFFLNNRQVGLTHAAATYVLILVLVSVLNYVREGRAKRYIQKAFSHYLAPDVVSSLIKQPGKLTLSGEQKELTVLFSDIRDFTSISEKMDSSTLGRFMNRYLTRMSRIIMDNGGTVDKFIGDAIMAFWGAPKDEPDHAGKAVETALAMIKSLEDLNLEFASLGLPRVRIGVGINTGIVSVGNFGSQDRFDYTVMGDNVNLASRLEGTNKTYGTVILVSQATKAAVDGRFEFGYVDEVRVKGKEIPVKIYTPMVGGKGADQLPG
- a CDS encoding DUF560 domain-containing protein; amino-acid sequence: MNKHLSILLFCLVMAAGCIWLSPPAGAADFDTHAQKGMAAFQKKAYQTAYDEFLKAFEIAPDHFWVNFYLGRAAHETGNYEMAVMVFERALIIHPGDSRVKLEMARAFQRLGVSDMARKYCNEVLLTDPPETVKQNIEKFLAYIDRSEQRHFFSGIVSLGLDWNDNVWTSPANSTISTTLGQVSLSGNSAREIDDFICSAIAELSHTYSFPYSRVSWQTKATGYKALYNEEHGLDTQYLSLDTGPEYLLKTGVAGIHLTADYMDLDDQTYTHALGTRIFYRHVITPALVITPGAAFSKREYTETPAKDSDNRRLDLEAVFLFRNIWWGAELGYERETADDDEYSFDRYNIRLSANREIAGGITLFSSYDYTYTTYDGTPGLFSAPRRDHLHNLGCGVKKRLWQSGDNRQSFALSLAYRHVRSDATLDLYDYKKNIVSSALEYRF
- a CDS encoding 3D domain-containing protein, translating into MIFNKRTKRLAAGSLAGLAAIFLMGTGYIGDPAGKGTPPGTAVPSGPAISYAPPVLHPVVRPTLRIYPVLIVHDTSDCPHRNRFIQPLLSYIETRALREVTAYNAGDFNQCDGDPCISASGENICLALEKGEKRCAANFVPLGTRIWIEGFGECLVTDRMHHRFSNRVDIAMPLEKKQQALAFGRQTREVKIISRM
- a CDS encoding transferrin-binding protein-like solute binding protein translates to MSFFRQVLIYMVLAVALAAGSPDNSGAAARDPIGKIVAIRGKATASMEGAAPRVLSLKAPVFLKETIETARGRLQIMFTDNTLMTLGRNAKMVLEEYQWKKGSPQSRLHTKIKAGSFRVMGGAITRDAPQNFKTEAPSATIGIRGSMYAGIVRGNRLSVVYQGGRGIFVSNPQGRVDIDRPGFGTEVAGMGAPPDEPKPFDETRMEEIEGGMAVAEEPSGGQDTEGGTDDAGTQGEDAGETDGSDSGVSQEGTASGDDAGTQEQDGGEGGDPATADAFAEGEADAGSSFETGTPDVTSDSTGEIEPVLTTPETVTAGLADATAQEAVPVAANSYEQGIFDVLAELGFVGARSTSLPGLGIWTYAGLIRDSDPTITDDTFVVHVNWYGKRFIGFEKDPSYPGMTTNGFAIGQIDSTGALVNVRLLGSGDPAGAGGPGVISALTGSEDFGHVYGTNQGAVGLALSGTDYELASPYSTHAWSDVSAATFDKVSTSPDPGNAWNGFFVGLGEDMNNIDTDRVYFINDDSAKFSMGFNRATGTISGTMTGIDAFGGGNQINNLQIGGASVTQSAYIADDRLGAELIGTSAVITQNGGSTGLKSWGNFLVSSMETPLSDNTYWGYWEIAYKEPGSNYDYHVHVPGSLWIAGDRTPNTVVQSLTGTFSYTGGAMGIMIDSGVSPQVSQLTNGQTSLNVDFSGKTISGNINFSQVNLTVTVAAADFLAGGSTGFTGTISGAATSQVNGAFFGANAQGLGGNFAADFGSVKYMGIFAGDRP
- a CDS encoding penicillin acylase family protein: MKKGISIQRDHNGIPRIKGNTMADIFWGQGYAHAKDRGLQMLLMRILGQGRGCEFLDSGDEMLAIDTFFRKMNWGRDLFAQTRKLSPAHRDWIGAYCDGANAAFLEKLPWELKLLGYRHEPWRPEHSLLLSRMMGYLTLAQSQGEMERLFVEMVQAGISRDKLEDLFPGLLDGLDIQLLKKVSLGDRIVEPPALWNRALPRMMASNNWVVAGSKTASGKPILCNDPHLEINRLPNVWYELVMEAQGRYNMGASMPGMPGVLAGRSGELAWGVTYAFIDSIDSWIENCRDGKYYREDRDQWIPFDQRTEVIERKKKEPKKIIFYENGHGVLDGDPNQEGCYLATRWAAADSGGDSLSALFGLWDADTVETAMDSVRRVETGWSFVLADTSGSIGFQMTGKVPKRNHGTRGFIPLPGWKAENDWQGFIDPDDLPRKLNPSKGFFSTANQNLNAYGKAAPITVCMGAYRSERIDRLLEGRTQLTREEMYAIHGDLYSIQAEQFMAVIRPLLPETPQGDILKAWDLCYDKNSKGAFLFERIYARLYKSVFGENGFGIAAMDYLSRETGIFIDFYDNFDRILLTEASPWFNGRSREDIFKAAIDDALDTKPRRWGRGRRFPLSHILFGGKLPGFLGFDRGPVTGIGGRATIHQGQIYKSAGRTTTFMPSIRMVSDLAEPDLYSNMPGGPSDRRFSKWYVSDLGNWLKGRYKKLSPDPAAKHPF